In Desulfomicrobium apsheronum, one genomic interval encodes:
- a CDS encoding DUF523 domain-containing protein — MTRKDLKDHGPILVSACLLGIYCRYDGRCETDERVMALSRDHVLIPVCPEQLGGLPTPRSAVELLDGRAVTRDGADLTEAFERGVLQVERVARLTGARAAVLQPRSPSCGRGIIYDGTFSSRRIEGDGALTQYLRAQGFLLLVPDELD; from the coding sequence ATGACAAGAAAGGATTTGAAAGACCACGGGCCCATTTTGGTCAGCGCCTGTCTGCTTGGGATATATTGCCGTTATGACGGACGCTGCGAGACGGACGAGAGGGTCATGGCCCTGTCCAGGGATCATGTTCTGATCCCTGTCTGCCCGGAACAGCTGGGTGGTCTGCCCACGCCGCGTTCGGCCGTGGAGCTGCTCGACGGCCGGGCCGTGACCAGGGACGGGGCCGACCTGACCGAAGCCTTCGAACGCGGGGTCCTGCAGGTAGAGCGAGTGGCCCGGCTGACCGGGGCCCGGGCGGCCGTTTTACAGCCGCGCTCGCCGAGCTGCGGGCGGGGCATCATTTATGATGGCACCTTTTCCAGCCGACGCATCGAGGGAGACGGCGCCCTGACGCAGTATCTGCGGGCGCAGGGTTTTTTGCTGCTCGTGCCCGACGAACTTGATTGA
- a CDS encoding PilZ domain-containing protein has translation MTNTANRREFTRQRKEIRVRYSLLGSEEYSDAQLVDVSEGGLCMEASAPLRTGTQIYVQLLNINPEISGLAAHRTSHGRVRWTRDLGCLEQTRFGIGVQYTHPVCH, from the coding sequence ATGACAAACACGGCAAACAGACGCGAATTCACGCGTCAGCGAAAAGAGATCAGGGTGCGGTACAGCCTGCTCGGCAGCGAGGAATACAGCGATGCCCAGCTCGTGGACGTGAGCGAAGGGGGGCTTTGCATGGAAGCCAGTGCGCCGCTCAGGACCGGCACCCAGATTTATGTCCAGCTCTTGAACATCAATCCCGAAATATCGGGATTGGCCGCGCACAGGACCTCGCATGGCAGGGTGCGCTGGACCAGGGATTTGGGCTGCTTGGAACAAACCCGTTTCGGGATCGGGGTGCAGTACACGCATCCTGTCTGTCACTGA